ACGAGCTCCAACAATTAAGCAATGATACAAATATTTTTTCATACTGGGTTCCGGCAGCGTAATTTTTAGCCGGATTTTGTTCTGAAATTGAACCACCCTGCATATCAACTCTGATCACATCGGTGTTGGTATTACATAATCTAAAAATTAAAAAACTGAATATTGTTTTGGTCATTTAATGTTTACGGCAGCAATCCGCTTCCGTCCCCTGGTGGGTATGATGCATCTCCGGGCTGATATAGGGTATGCCCAGATTCAGTCCGCGTAAAATCAGCAGGACGGCCATGACACCGACAAAGACAGGTACCGCTTTCCGCAGCTGATTCCGCAGCTGAACAGAGATGAATTTTCCCATCACTGTTACAGTGACCATCACAGGGAAAGTACCCAAACCGAATGCAGCCATAAATAAGGCACTCTGCCACACGTGACCCGTAGCCACCGCACCTGCAATGGCCACATACACCAAGCCGCATGGCAAGAACCCATTAAGAAATCCGATAAAAATATACGAGTAGAATTTCTTATCCTTTTTCAGCAGGTTACCCAATGCCTGTTTGATAAAACCGGTAAAAGTGCTGATATACGATTTGTTGCTGTCCAGGTATTTGGAAAAGAACAGGAAAAATAAGATCAACACACCTAATGCAATGGATAGGAACTGCTGGTACCCACCTATAAAAAACTGGCGGCCAACGAGACCGAACAGCACACCCATAGAAGAATACGAGGTCATTCTGCCAAAGTTATACAGCAAAATAAGAAACAGGCGCTGCCATTTAGGCTTATCATACACCGGGAGTGACAAGGCTATCGGGCCGCACATTCCTACGCAATGAAAACTTCCCAAAATTCCAATCGTAAAACCGGCTGCAATTACAGAGTAGAACATTACTGTGCGTTAAAGGATTGTTCGGAATAAAACAGTTGATTATTGCTTTTCCAGCTCAACTGAACGGTATAGAGTCCTTTGGACAGCAGCGACCCGGGAATCAGCTGAATGCCTTCAG
The genomic region above belongs to Sphingobacteriales bacterium and contains:
- a CDS encoding sulfite exporter TauE/SafE family protein translates to MFYSVIAAGFTIGILGSFHCVGMCGPIALSLPVYDKPKWQRLFLILLYNFGRMTSYSSMGVLFGLVGRQFFIGGYQQFLSIALGVLILFFLFFSKYLDSNKSYISTFTGFIKQALGNLLKKDKKFYSYIFIGFLNGFLPCGLVYVAIAGAVATGHVWQSALFMAAFGLGTFPVMVTVTVMGKFISVQLRNQLRKAVPVFVGVMAVLLILRGLNLGIPYISPEMHHTHQGTEADCCRKH